A stretch of the Candidatus Desulfatibia profunda genome encodes the following:
- a CDS encoding DUF4926 domain-containing protein, producing the protein MIKELDTVVLTKDLPEHALKKGDIGAVVHSYKDNKAFEIEFITGHGGTVAVVTLKAEDVRLMQDKEILHVRKLQAA; encoded by the coding sequence ATGATAAAAGAACTGGACACCGTCGTTTTGACCAAGGATCTTCCTGAGCACGCCCTTAAAAAAGGAGATATTGGTGCTGTTGTACATTCCTACAAAGACAACAAAGCCTTTGAAATAGAATTTATAACTGGACATGGCGGCACTGTCGCTGTCGTAACCCTTAAAGCCGAAGATGTCCGTTTAATGCAAGATAAAGAAATCCTGCACGTTCGGAAACTACAGGCGGCATAA
- a CDS encoding DUF2442 domain-containing protein — MNILAVEIEIPYAVDVHSTEDTLTVDFSDGRTISVPLGWYPRLEHASPEERANWRLIGKGQGIHWEDIDEDISVEGLLAGKPSGESQTSFKKWLRERHKDLDDF; from the coding sequence ATGAATATTTTGGCCGTTGAAATCGAAATCCCCTATGCTGTGGATGTACATTCGACTGAGGACACCCTGACCGTTGACTTCAGTGATGGGCGCACCATTTCGGTCCCATTGGGTTGGTACCCCCGCCTTGAACACGCCAGTCCTGAAGAACGAGCAAACTGGAGGCTTATCGGCAAAGGTCAAGGAATCCACTGGGAAGACATAGACGAAGACATAAGCGTGGAGGGCCTTCTTGCTGGAAAACCATCCGGAGAGAGTCAGACTTCCTTTAAAAAGTGGCTTCGTGAACGACATAAGGATTTAGATGATTTTTAA
- a CDS encoding DUF4160 domain-containing protein, with translation MRLQNSGGFNRFELKQVRSIIEKNQESLMEAWNEYFGR, from the coding sequence ATCCGCCTTCAGAATAGTGGCGGATTTAATCGTTTTGAATTAAAGCAGGTTCGTAGTATTATTGAAAAAAACCAAGAGTCTTTGATGGAGGCATGGAATGAATATTTTGGCCGTTGA
- a CDS encoding type II toxin-antitoxin system PemK/MazF family toxin yields the protein MNRGDVWLIDLGSRIGQRPVVVLTRQKVLEYLNKVTVAEITTQGKGYPTEVFINQKANLPKSSFVQADNLHTVPKKSLTKYVGTLDQDVMMEISRKVMLALELEKCLVED from the coding sequence ATGAATCGCGGCGATGTGTGGCTGATTGATTTAGGCAGCAGAATCGGTCAACGACCGGTGGTTGTGCTGACAAGGCAGAAAGTGTTGGAATATCTAAATAAAGTAACCGTAGCTGAAATCACGACGCAAGGCAAAGGCTATCCGACCGAAGTATTCATCAATCAAAAAGCAAATTTGCCAAAATCTTCTTTTGTTCAGGCCGACAATCTCCATACGGTTCCCAAAAAAAGTCTGACAAAATATGTCGGGACATTGGATCAGGACGTCATGATGGAAATTTCACGCAAGGTGATGCTGGCGCTGGAGCTTGAAAAATGCCTGGTTGAGGATTGA
- a CDS encoding CopG family transcriptional regulator: protein MKNVQISFDETLLESVDRYAATARLSRSAIVRQALKRWLGEKQIQEFENEWIAKLKEKADSTEESETWIKTEQWGDE from the coding sequence ATGAAGAATGTTCAAATCAGTTTCGATGAAACGCTTCTTGAATCAGTGGATCGATATGCTGCCACTGCCAGGTTGTCACGCTCTGCTATTGTCCGGCAGGCATTAAAGCGTTGGTTGGGCGAAAAGCAAATCCAGGAATTTGAAAATGAATGGATTGCAAAGCTAAAAGAGAAAGCCGACAGCACAGAAGAGTCGGAAACATGGATCAAGACCGAGCAGTGGGGGGATGAATGA
- a CDS encoding radical SAM protein — protein sequence MGINSDVKDVIKKVFDGGFPTANDLRMLLNIKPHSAEAGFVIGCADEINRAASKGKAEVHAQIGLNLSPCPNNCSFCAFAAKNKIFKEKNELSVEDAAEMALRAEKQGANAIFLMGTGDYPFEKFIEISKEIHSTLKPETVMIANIGDFGFEEGKQLIEAGYTGIYHAVRMGEGKETNINPETRLHTVKVAQETGLLIGTCVEPVGPEHFVDEIVEKIIIGRDMKPCYSGAMRRINIPGSQMEKYGMISEYRLAFLVAVVRLAMGIKLMGNCTHEPNMLGATTGANLFWAEVGTNPRDTEADTSKGRGFDIGVCQRLFKEAEFELLQGPSAIYSKSNLSE from the coding sequence ATGGGAATAAATTCAGATGTCAAGGATGTGATTAAAAAGGTATTTGATGGAGGATTTCCCACGGCAAATGATCTTCGTATGCTTCTCAATATTAAACCGCATTCGGCTGAGGCCGGATTCGTAATAGGTTGTGCCGATGAGATCAATCGGGCGGCATCCAAGGGAAAAGCCGAGGTTCATGCCCAAATCGGCCTCAACCTGTCGCCTTGTCCCAATAATTGTTCGTTCTGTGCTTTTGCGGCCAAGAATAAAATCTTTAAGGAAAAAAATGAGCTTAGCGTCGAGGATGCTGCTGAAATGGCGCTGAGAGCTGAAAAACAGGGAGCAAATGCAATTTTCCTTATGGGTACCGGAGACTATCCATTTGAAAAATTTATTGAAATTTCAAAAGAAATTCATTCAACGCTTAAACCTGAAACGGTGATGATCGCCAATATAGGTGACTTTGGGTTTGAAGAAGGAAAACAACTGATTGAGGCCGGATATACCGGCATTTATCATGCTGTTCGCATGGGTGAGGGCAAGGAGACCAATATCAACCCCGAAACCCGGCTGCATACCGTAAAGGTCGCTCAGGAAACAGGCCTTCTGATAGGTACCTGTGTTGAACCGGTTGGCCCCGAACATTTTGTCGATGAAATCGTTGAAAAAATCATCATCGGCCGGGATATGAAGCCCTGTTACAGCGGCGCCATGCGCAGAATCAACATCCCCGGGTCCCAGATGGAAAAATATGGAATGATCAGCGAATACCGTCTGGCGTTTTTAGTTGCAGTGGTTCGGCTGGCCATGGGAATAAAACTCATGGGCAATTGTACCCATGAGCCTAACATGCTGGGCGCGACAACCGGCGCCAACCTGTTTTGGGCGGAAGTGGGAACCAACCCGCGTGACACCGAAGCAGATACCTCCAAAGGAAGAGGTTTTGATATCGGGGTCTGCCAGAGATTGTTTAAGGAAGCGGAATTTGAACTCCTCCAAGGTCCGTCCGCAATTTATAGCAAAAGCAACCTTAGCGAATGA
- the genX gene encoding EF-P lysine aminoacylase GenX, producing the protein MKDSRQAAINKNLWLRARIIQALRQYFVEHDYLEVETPCRIPAPVPEAHIDAQPSGNWYLHTSPELGMKRLLAAGYPRIFQICKCFRSNERGARHLPEMTLLEWYTAGHGYLDMMDQCKELIRFVALQAGFGEVVLYQGQRIDLAAQWDRMTVAAAFDTFASMSMQTALENHRFDEIMAVEIEPHLGRPKPLFLFDYPAAASALARLKSDDRLVAERLELYIGGLELCNAFTELVDSVEQRSRFEHEQAVRRLAGKPVYSLPEKFLDALQHMPEAAGNALGVDRLVMLFADTAQIDEVVAFIPEEL; encoded by the coding sequence ATGAAAGACAGCAGACAGGCAGCCATCAATAAAAACCTTTGGTTAAGGGCTCGAATCATTCAGGCGCTTCGGCAGTATTTCGTTGAACACGACTATCTTGAAGTCGAGACCCCCTGCCGGATTCCGGCCCCGGTCCCGGAAGCCCATATCGACGCCCAGCCTTCGGGAAACTGGTATTTGCATACCTCACCGGAGCTGGGCATGAAACGGCTTTTGGCGGCCGGATATCCCCGTATTTTCCAGATCTGCAAGTGCTTCCGCAGCAATGAGCGCGGCGCTCGCCACCTGCCTGAAATGACGCTGCTGGAGTGGTATACCGCCGGCCACGGCTACCTCGACATGATGGACCAGTGCAAGGAGCTGATACGGTTCGTGGCCCTGCAAGCCGGCTTTGGAGAGGTTGTTTTGTATCAGGGCCAGCGCATCGATCTTGCGGCGCAATGGGACCGCATGACGGTGGCCGCAGCCTTTGATACGTTTGCTTCCATGTCCATGCAGACAGCCCTTGAGAATCATCGTTTCGATGAAATCATGGCTGTTGAAATCGAGCCGCATCTTGGACGCCCAAAACCCCTGTTCCTTTTTGATTACCCGGCTGCCGCCAGTGCCCTTGCCAGACTCAAAAGCGATGACCGCTTGGTTGCCGAGCGCCTCGAGCTGTATATCGGCGGTCTTGAGCTGTGCAACGCCTTTACCGAACTTGTTGATTCCGTCGAACAGAGAAGCCGCTTCGAACATGAACAAGCCGTTCGCAGGCTGGCAGGCAAGCCCGTATATTCGCTGCCGGAAAAATTTCTGGATGCCTTGCAACATATGCCGGAAGCCGCCGGCAACGCCCTTGGGGTAGACCGGCTGGTGATGCTGTTTGCCGACACCGCCCAAATCGATGAGGTGGTGGCGTTTATACCCGAAGAGCTTTAA
- a CDS encoding sugar phosphate isomerase/epimerase: MNRLIAKTQVNVPFSMLYETHLDRFLKNGLNPEIGLDCNALERFSLSDFRAVAVRLQQGGLAITLHAPFMDLSPGSPDPAIRALTRRRFEQVLELVPLFKPKSVVCHAAYDWKRYSHLKDQWFKNSLETWSWLAKRIQGEGGVLMLENVYERDPEDLRTLFEGLGGHVAGFCLDTGHQAVFGRVAMETWIESLGPFLGQVHLHDNCGRQDEHLALGRGQIDFKKFFEQLKRIKKEPPIITLEPHREGDFWPSIEYLATVWPW; this comes from the coding sequence ATGAACCGGCTCATTGCAAAAACCCAAGTCAATGTTCCGTTTAGCATGCTTTATGAGACCCACCTGGATCGGTTTTTAAAAAACGGTCTGAATCCGGAAATCGGTCTGGATTGCAACGCCTTGGAACGGTTCAGCCTTTCCGATTTCCGAGCTGTTGCCGTCCGGCTTCAGCAGGGCGGGCTGGCCATTACGCTGCATGCGCCGTTTATGGATCTGTCTCCTGGTTCGCCGGATCCGGCCATAAGAGCCTTAACCCGGCGTCGTTTTGAACAGGTACTCGAACTGGTGCCGCTGTTTAAGCCCAAATCGGTGGTATGCCATGCCGCCTACGACTGGAAGCGATACTCACATCTTAAGGACCAGTGGTTTAAAAACAGCCTGGAAACCTGGTCCTGGCTCGCTAAACGTATCCAAGGTGAAGGCGGGGTCTTAATGCTGGAGAACGTCTATGAGCGCGACCCCGAGGATCTGCGCACCCTTTTCGAGGGCCTTGGCGGCCATGTTGCCGGCTTTTGCCTGGACACCGGCCATCAGGCCGTTTTCGGCCGAGTTGCCATGGAAACCTGGATTGAATCGCTGGGGCCTTTTCTCGGCCAGGTTCACTTGCATGACAACTGCGGCCGGCAGGATGAACATCTGGCGCTTGGTCGCGGGCAAATAGATTTTAAAAAGTTCTTCGAGCAGCTCAAACGCATAAAAAAAGAGCCCCCTATCATTACCCTCGAGCCGCACCGCGAAGGGGATTTCTGGCCCAGCATTGAATATCTGGCAACGGTGTGGCCCTGGTAA